One window from the genome of Armatimonadota bacterium encodes:
- a CDS encoding DUF5117 domain-containing protein: MKRAIFLALTLAFSASTIWAQAAPPATQGKQDEKKEEKKTDTKQEEKKTSEQKKYDDLLKNTELKTQEGVFKIYQVGDKVYFEIPEDLYGKPFLWQAEIAEMPKALGFPGTPGGTKVIKFERNEKKIYMRAVDVSTRAMGDDKGVKIGVEKNSIEPIILSFDEYAEAPNKAAVVDMTSFYTSDPQDFSVRTSIPGAMGVDTSKTSINKVKAFPRNVEVRTQMTFMMGRGQTGGGNPFLGGGSNYDSSRATTVVHYSLVELPDTPMMGRLKDSRIGYFTTGFTAFGGEERPATDVEYINRFRLEKKDPNASLSEPVQPIVFYVSPEVPDKWKESVRESIEAWQPAFEEAGFKNAIIGKLAPTKEEDPDWDPEDARYNVIRWAPSEIENAIGPSIQDPRSGETVSAHVIIWHNVVNLVENWYFSQCAAIDPQVQHLPISDELMGKLIKYVVTHEVGHTLGLEHNFKASAAYTIAQLRDPEFTKTHGVAASIMSYSRYNYVAQPGDGVTQTIGMIGPYDKFAIKYGYMPIKASTPDQETSTLDALLGQQVRNPWLRFGNYKYAGIDPQMQSEIISDDPVEATRLGILNLERISKNYLLPATSKYGKSYDRTQDAYQALFSQWLTELMHVQALVGGVVEYDNHVGRGSDDIFQPVSAEQQAKAVKLLMMKGARPPMVILNPNVYDKISPTGYGDAMNSVQSIILRGLMSDRKVRALQDFEAEFPGKAYTVTQLVNEVVGDTFLELDQPKITTSIYQRGLHRNFLKMADGKINGSGASQTDLRPLLREALKGLEVKVTAAIPRSGDTITKAHLIDCKHDIDAILNDTYSKASGGSQSMSLRELLGLPWHYDAKSQEECWQWHVPNEILQLIKDEEKKK, encoded by the coding sequence ATGAAGCGTGCTATTTTCCTCGCGTTGACCCTCGCATTCTCTGCTTCAACCATCTGGGCCCAAGCCGCTCCTCCCGCCACCCAAGGCAAGCAGGACGAGAAGAAGGAAGAGAAGAAAACCGACACCAAGCAAGAGGAAAAGAAGACCTCTGAGCAGAAGAAGTACGACGACCTGCTGAAGAACACCGAGCTCAAAACTCAGGAAGGCGTCTTCAAAATCTATCAGGTCGGCGACAAGGTCTATTTCGAAATTCCCGAAGACTTGTACGGAAAGCCGTTCCTGTGGCAGGCTGAAATCGCCGAAATGCCGAAGGCCCTCGGCTTCCCCGGCACGCCGGGCGGCACCAAAGTCATCAAGTTCGAGCGCAACGAAAAGAAAATCTACATGCGCGCCGTCGATGTCTCCACCCGGGCGATGGGCGACGACAAGGGCGTCAAGATCGGCGTCGAAAAGAACTCCATCGAGCCGATCATTCTCAGCTTCGACGAGTACGCCGAAGCTCCAAACAAGGCGGCGGTCGTCGACATGACGTCGTTCTACACCTCCGACCCGCAAGACTTCAGTGTCCGAACTTCGATCCCCGGCGCGATGGGCGTGGACACGAGCAAAACGTCGATCAACAAGGTCAAGGCCTTCCCGCGAAACGTCGAAGTTCGAACCCAAATGACGTTCATGATGGGCCGCGGCCAGACCGGCGGCGGAAACCCGTTCCTCGGTGGCGGCAGCAACTACGACTCCAGCCGCGCCACCACCGTCGTCCACTACAGCCTGGTCGAACTCCCGGATACGCCGATGATGGGTCGCCTCAAGGACTCCCGAATCGGCTACTTCACCACCGGCTTTACCGCCTTTGGCGGCGAGGAGCGACCGGCGACCGACGTCGAGTACATCAACCGCTTCCGCCTGGAAAAGAAGGACCCGAACGCCAGCCTGAGCGAGCCGGTCCAGCCGATCGTGTTCTACGTCTCGCCCGAAGTGCCGGATAAGTGGAAGGAATCGGTTCGCGAATCCATCGAGGCGTGGCAACCCGCCTTCGAGGAGGCTGGATTCAAGAACGCCATCATCGGCAAGCTCGCCCCGACCAAGGAAGAAGACCCCGATTGGGACCCCGAAGACGCCCGCTACAACGTCATTCGCTGGGCGCCGAGCGAGATCGAGAACGCCATTGGCCCGTCCATCCAGGACCCTCGAAGCGGCGAAACCGTCTCCGCCCACGTCATCATCTGGCACAACGTCGTCAACCTCGTCGAGAATTGGTACTTCAGCCAGTGCGCCGCCATCGACCCGCAGGTCCAGCATCTGCCGATTTCCGACGAACTGATGGGCAAGCTCATCAAGTACGTGGTCACCCACGAAGTCGGCCACACGCTCGGCCTGGAGCATAACTTCAAGGCCAGCGCCGCCTACACCATCGCCCAGCTTCGCGACCCTGAGTTCACAAAGACACACGGCGTGGCGGCGTCGATCATGAGCTATAGCCGCTACAACTACGTGGCCCAACCCGGCGACGGCGTGACGCAGACGATCGGCATGATCGGCCCGTACGACAAATTCGCCATCAAGTACGGCTACATGCCCATCAAGGCTTCGACACCCGACCAAGAGACTTCGACCCTCGACGCTCTCCTTGGTCAGCAGGTGCGCAACCCGTGGCTCCGATTCGGCAACTACAAGTACGCCGGTATCGACCCGCAGATGCAGTCCGAAATCATTAGCGACGACCCGGTCGAAGCGACCCGGCTCGGCATTTTGAACTTGGAGCGCATCTCCAAGAACTACCTCTTGCCCGCAACGTCGAAGTACGGCAAGTCCTACGACCGCACACAAGACGCCTACCAAGCTCTCTTCAGCCAGTGGCTGACCGAGCTGATGCACGTGCAGGCATTGGTCGGCGGCGTGGTCGAGTACGACAACCACGTCGGACGCGGCTCGGACGACATCTTCCAGCCGGTTTCGGCCGAACAGCAGGCCAAGGCCGTCAAGCTCCTGATGATGAAGGGCGCTCGCCCGCCGATGGTGATCCTGAACCCGAACGTGTACGACAAGATTTCGCCCACCGGCTACGGCGACGCGATGAATTCGGTCCAGTCGATCATCCTTCGCGGCCTGATGTCGGATCGAAAGGTCCGCGCGCTGCAGGACTTCGAAGCCGAGTTCCCCGGCAAGGCGTACACCGTCACCCAACTCGTCAACGAGGTGGTCGGCGACACGTTCCTCGAACTCGATCAGCCGAAGATCACGACGTCGATCTACCAGCGAGGCCTGCATCGCAACTTCCTCAAGATGGCCGACGGCAAGATCAACGGCAGCGGCGCGAGCCAAACCGACCTCCGCCCGCTCCTTCGCGAGGCGCTGAAGGGTCTGGAAGTGAAGGTCACCGCTGCGATTCCTCGCTCCGGAGACACGATCACCAAGGCTCACCTGATCGACTGCAAGCACGACATCGATGCGATCCTGAACGACACGTACTCCAAGGCGAGCGGCGGTTCGCAGTCCATGAGCCTGCGCGAGTTGCTCGGCCTGCCGTGGCACTACGACGCGAAATCGCAGGAGGAATGCTGGCAATGGCACGTGCCCAACGAAATCCTCCAACTCATCAAGGACGAAGAGAAGAAGAAGTAA
- a CDS encoding homoserine dehydrogenase produces the protein MNHDIRIGMLGFGTVGTGTYRMLVNNRDAITNKVGHAMAITRIGIRDSSKERSLDASVFTTDLDSIVADPNIDVVCELIGGVEPAAELVERALMNGKHVVTANKELIAKHGSRLVHLAKSRGLDLHYEAAVGGGIPLVQPLKHQLAGNDVIRMMGILNGTSNYILTKMEQEGADFADALREAQAAGYAEADPTNDVEGIDTSYKISILASIAFGKQVLVEDIYREGISKVGITDIEYAKSWNYRIKLVGVVDAVGGDAVCVRVHPTMIPLTHPLASVNGVYNALWLNGDFVGDVMFSGRGAGSDPTGSAVIGDLIDVGRNMVVGGSGSAIPYDTGMKTVPIDEVESAFYMRLRVLDRPKTLGEISMVFGEFGISIAEMQMKTLPNDQGEIVFLTHRASERDFAKALEQVGNLDAVAQVAAVIRVEDKA, from the coding sequence ATGAATCACGATATTCGAATTGGCATGCTTGGCTTTGGCACCGTGGGCACGGGCACGTACCGGATGCTCGTCAACAATCGCGACGCGATTACGAACAAGGTGGGGCACGCCATGGCGATTACGCGCATCGGCATTCGCGATTCTTCCAAGGAGCGGTCGCTGGATGCGTCCGTCTTTACAACCGATCTCGACAGCATCGTGGCTGACCCGAATATCGATGTGGTTTGCGAACTGATCGGCGGCGTAGAGCCCGCGGCGGAACTGGTCGAACGCGCCCTGATGAACGGCAAACACGTGGTGACGGCGAACAAAGAACTGATCGCGAAACACGGCTCACGCTTGGTGCATTTGGCCAAGTCGCGCGGCTTGGACCTGCACTATGAAGCGGCAGTGGGTGGCGGAATTCCGCTGGTTCAACCCCTCAAGCACCAGTTGGCGGGTAACGACGTCATCCGCATGATGGGCATCCTCAACGGCACCTCGAACTACATCCTGACGAAGATGGAGCAGGAGGGGGCCGACTTTGCCGACGCGCTTCGCGAGGCCCAAGCGGCGGGCTACGCCGAGGCCGACCCGACGAACGACGTCGAAGGCATCGACACGTCGTACAAGATTTCTATTCTCGCCTCGATCGCGTTTGGCAAGCAGGTGTTGGTCGAGGACATCTACCGCGAAGGCATCTCGAAGGTCGGCATCACCGACATCGAGTACGCGAAGTCGTGGAACTACCGCATCAAGCTGGTGGGCGTGGTGGACGCGGTGGGCGGCGACGCGGTGTGCGTGCGGGTTCACCCGACGATGATTCCGCTGACGCATCCGCTGGCATCGGTGAACGGGGTTTACAACGCGCTTTGGCTCAACGGCGACTTCGTGGGCGACGTGATGTTTAGCGGCCGCGGCGCGGGTTCCGACCCGACCGGCTCGGCGGTTATCGGCGACCTTATCGACGTAGGCCGAAACATGGTCGTGGGCGGATCGGGCAGCGCGATTCCGTACGACACCGGCATGAAGACGGTGCCGATCGACGAGGTGGAGTCGGCGTTCTACATGCGCCTTCGCGTGCTGGATCGACCGAAGACGCTGGGCGAGATTTCGATGGTGTTTGGCGAGTTCGGCATCAGCATCGCGGAAATGCAGATGAAGACCCTTCCGAACGACCAAGGCGAGATCGTGTTCCTGACGCACCGAGCCTCTGAGCGGGACTTTGCCAAAGCGCTGGAGCAGGTCGGAAACCTCGACGCGGTGGCGCAGGTGGCGGCGGTCATTCGGGTTGAGGACAAAGCGTGA
- a CDS encoding ATP-binding cassette domain-containing protein, whose amino-acid sequence MLSTVVEAKNLGKRYGKRWIFHSLDFSLVPGDCLIVTGRNGIGKSTLLKVLSGLERPNKGSVDLAIEDYRVDLAYCALDQAVFANLTVAEHLELAADIRGIDSRCDELIGLTGLTEHRDVQSQHLSSGLRSRLKIALAIQPNPKILLWDEPGVALDEAGKSLIEQIVEEQKQRGVVVIATNDPGERRFGTHALEL is encoded by the coding sequence ATACTCAGTACCGTGGTCGAGGCCAAAAATCTGGGAAAGCGATATGGAAAGCGGTGGATCTTCCACAGCCTCGACTTTTCTCTGGTGCCGGGTGACTGCCTCATCGTCACCGGCCGCAACGGCATCGGCAAGTCCACCCTTCTCAAGGTTCTGTCCGGCCTGGAGCGGCCCAACAAGGGAAGCGTGGACCTCGCCATCGAGGACTACCGCGTCGACCTCGCCTACTGCGCCCTCGACCAGGCCGTTTTTGCCAACCTCACCGTCGCCGAGCATTTGGAACTCGCCGCCGACATCCGCGGCATCGACTCTCGATGCGACGAACTCATCGGTCTGACCGGCCTGACCGAGCACCGCGACGTACAGTCGCAACACCTCTCGTCCGGCCTGCGATCCCGCCTCAAGATCGCCCTCGCGATCCAACCCAATCCCAAGATTTTGCTGTGGGACGAGCCGGGCGTCGCCCTCGACGAAGCCGGAAAGAGCCTCATCGAGCAGATTGTCGAGGAGCAGAAGCAACGCGGCGTGGTGGTGATCGCCACCAACGACCCGGGGGAAAGGAGGTTTGGCACCCATGCCCTCGAACTCTAG
- a CDS encoding alpha-galactosidase — protein sequence MFLPTILAMQGLNEFHLGDLDLKSFSQDWGTAQKNRSVDSHPLRLGGKTYETGVGTHAMSECTIQLQKDATRFHAVVGVDDETEGLGSVRFIVFVDDKKVFDSGTMRGKTPPKTVDVDLKGAKILSLEVEDAGDGIDHDHADWADASISYHSKKPMAYVVSSNQPDPILAPIDKVHTSLNGARAIGTTPGKEFVFRVPVTGKMPIKVTTGKLPDGLVFDSTRRIITGRVKTAGVYKVRIDASGPGGKDSETLKIVAGKDKLAQTPPMGWNSWNVWGLSVDTDKVRAAADAFVKLGLADNGYTFVNVDDGWEKGRADNGEITTNERFQNIKSLCDYVHSLGLKVGIYSSPGPKTCGGYEGSYRHEEEDAESYAKWGIDYLKYDWCSYGGIVRNPDLDGLKLPYIKMKNALEASDRDIVFSLCQYGMGDVFKWGRSVGGNLWRTTGDINDSWGSMSGIGFDHSRRSPFAGPGGWNDPDMLVVGWLGWGPNIRPTKLTKHEQVTHITMWSMLAAPLLLGCDLTRIDDFTLRLITNPDVIDVDQDTMGKAAVRVWQEGKVEIWKRPLDDGSSAVAVFNRGHMPVSREFAWKQFDLKGSSHSVRDLWQRKDLGRKSSLKLTVPAHGALMFKVK from the coding sequence ATGTTTCTTCCGACGATCTTAGCCATGCAGGGTCTGAACGAGTTCCATCTCGGCGACCTTGATCTCAAGAGTTTTTCCCAAGATTGGGGAACGGCTCAGAAAAATCGATCCGTAGATAGCCATCCTCTCCGCCTGGGCGGAAAGACGTACGAAACTGGCGTTGGCACGCACGCGATGAGCGAGTGCACGATCCAGCTTCAGAAGGATGCAACTCGGTTCCACGCCGTTGTGGGAGTCGACGACGAGACGGAGGGCCTCGGGTCCGTTCGGTTCATCGTTTTCGTCGACGACAAGAAGGTTTTCGATAGTGGAACCATGCGTGGTAAAACCCCGCCGAAGACGGTGGACGTCGACCTGAAGGGAGCCAAAATTCTGTCTCTCGAGGTCGAGGATGCTGGTGATGGGATCGACCACGACCACGCGGACTGGGCCGACGCCTCGATCTCGTATCACTCCAAGAAGCCGATGGCGTACGTCGTAAGTTCGAATCAGCCGGACCCGATCCTCGCGCCGATCGACAAGGTGCATACATCGCTGAACGGCGCACGCGCGATCGGTACGACTCCAGGTAAGGAGTTTGTTTTCCGAGTGCCGGTCACGGGCAAGATGCCGATCAAGGTAACGACGGGCAAACTGCCGGACGGCCTGGTGTTCGACTCGACTCGACGCATTATCACTGGTCGCGTAAAGACCGCGGGCGTGTACAAAGTGCGCATCGACGCCTCGGGACCGGGTGGCAAGGACAGCGAGACGCTGAAGATCGTGGCGGGCAAGGATAAGCTCGCCCAGACGCCGCCGATGGGTTGGAATAGCTGGAACGTTTGGGGTCTCTCGGTCGACACCGACAAGGTTCGCGCCGCAGCCGACGCCTTCGTCAAGCTGGGGCTGGCCGACAACGGTTACACGTTTGTGAACGTGGATGACGGTTGGGAAAAGGGACGCGCCGACAACGGCGAAATCACGACCAATGAGCGGTTCCAGAACATCAAGAGCCTGTGTGATTATGTTCATAGCTTGGGCCTGAAGGTTGGAATTTACAGTTCGCCGGGACCGAAGACGTGCGGCGGCTACGAGGGTAGCTATCGGCACGAGGAAGAGGACGCCGAGTCGTACGCCAAATGGGGCATCGACTACCTGAAGTACGACTGGTGTTCGTACGGCGGGATCGTGCGAAACCCCGACCTCGACGGCCTGAAGCTCCCGTACATCAAGATGAAAAACGCGCTAGAAGCCAGCGACCGCGACATCGTGTTCAGCCTTTGCCAGTACGGTATGGGCGACGTGTTCAAGTGGGGCCGCAGCGTGGGCGGAAACCTGTGGCGCACCACGGGCGACATCAACGACTCGTGGGGAAGCATGTCGGGCATCGGCTTCGACCATTCGCGGCGATCGCCGTTTGCGGGTCCGGGCGGCTGGAACGACCCGGATATGCTGGTCGTCGGCTGGCTGGGCTGGGGTCCGAACATTCGTCCGACGAAGCTGACCAAGCACGAGCAGGTGACGCACATCACGATGTGGTCGATGCTGGCGGCGCCGCTTCTGCTGGGTTGCGACCTGACGCGGATCGACGATTTCACCCTGCGACTGATCACGAATCCCGACGTCATCGACGTGGACCAGGATACGATGGGCAAGGCCGCGGTTCGAGTTTGGCAGGAAGGAAAGGTCGAGATTTGGAAGCGTCCGCTGGACGACGGATCGTCGGCTGTCGCGGTGTTCAATCGCGGGCATATGCCGGTTTCGCGCGAGTTCGCGTGGAAGCAGTTCGACCTGAAGGGATCGTCGCATTCGGTGCGCGACCTTTGGCAACGAAAGGACCTCGGTCGGAAGTCGAGCCTGAAGCTGACGGTTCCGGCGCACGGGGCTCTGATGTTTAAGGTCAAGTAG
- a CDS encoding aminopeptidase, with translation MLKLSSAIILGLAITPFALAQRGQGNPFAPPRASLHYALDRTCDLQHIDITMDIDYANRYFKGTTINTLSPLRSGLTEIKLMAGKSLDISSVKVDGKDAKYHRGDNTDLFIAVPKTVKGKAFKVTISYSAKNSKARSFGGGGGGFHWIEPREGNAYHVGFWTQGEAETNCEWAPTWDYPNDLATSETHCTVESDWQMIGNGVLTSTKLSKDKSRKTFNWKMDQPHATYLLTMVGGPFDIKKDTWQGVDLWYVVPKGEGYMIDDSFGHTKDMLTFYSNILGVKYAWPKYAQNAMYDFGGGMENVSATTLGEPSLTEARDGYYRMDSLNSHELGHQWFGDLVTCKDWSDTWLNESFATYMQMMYFEHSRGQVAYDWEVEDAMQSYFREARRYKRPISDKMYTNGDAMFDSHTYPKGGVVLHTLRRWLGDESFFAGLHNYLTMWKHTPVESAQLRRAITEACGINTEPFWDQWFDKPGHPVIDYTWTYENGKVRLNVKQTQDTSDGTPIYNVQTMVDMIDSSGNHMLAGVHLSKAEETFEATVGTKPAAVVFDPRHYFLREIPTLHWSDEELPYILKYGLNAPDRAEAMSRMMKAGGSANIQAVVAAVQADRGQSLVFRNITPLVDLASADLRSFWMGMLDHPNYDRRAAAVLALSKLPQDPATTAKLRSFINDKAPIMVVVNSIRALAAWDKTANADVFRAAQKIKDRRGRIKHAADVALGEAKDE, from the coding sequence ATGTTAAAACTGTCTTCTGCAATCATCTTAGGCTTAGCCATCACCCCCTTCGCCCTCGCCCAACGCGGCCAAGGAAACCCGTTCGCGCCCCCGCGCGCAAGCCTGCACTACGCGCTCGACCGCACCTGCGATCTCCAGCACATCGACATCACGATGGACATCGACTACGCCAACCGCTACTTCAAGGGCACGACCATCAACACGCTCAGCCCCCTCCGAAGCGGCCTCACCGAGATCAAACTGATGGCGGGCAAATCGCTCGATATCAGCTCGGTCAAAGTCGATGGCAAGGACGCCAAATACCACCGAGGCGACAACACCGACCTCTTCATCGCCGTCCCCAAGACCGTCAAAGGCAAAGCCTTTAAGGTCACCATTTCTTACAGCGCGAAAAACTCTAAGGCTCGCTCGTTCGGCGGCGGTGGCGGCGGCTTCCACTGGATCGAGCCCCGCGAGGGCAACGCCTACCACGTCGGTTTTTGGACTCAAGGCGAGGCGGAAACCAACTGCGAGTGGGCCCCGACCTGGGACTATCCCAACGACCTGGCAACCAGCGAAACCCACTGCACCGTCGAATCCGACTGGCAGATGATCGGCAACGGCGTCCTCACCAGTACCAAGCTCAGCAAGGACAAATCCCGCAAGACCTTCAACTGGAAGATGGACCAGCCGCATGCGACCTACCTACTCACGATGGTCGGCGGGCCGTTCGACATCAAGAAGGACACCTGGCAAGGCGTCGATCTTTGGTACGTGGTGCCGAAGGGCGAGGGCTACATGATCGACGACTCGTTCGGCCACACCAAGGACATGCTCACGTTCTATTCGAACATCTTGGGCGTGAAATACGCCTGGCCGAAGTACGCGCAAAACGCGATGTACGACTTCGGCGGCGGCATGGAGAACGTCTCGGCCACCACGCTGGGCGAACCCAGCCTCACCGAGGCCCGTGACGGCTACTACCGCATGGATAGCCTGAACTCCCACGAGCTTGGCCACCAGTGGTTCGGCGACCTCGTCACCTGCAAAGACTGGAGCGACACGTGGCTCAACGAGAGCTTCGCCACCTACATGCAGATGATGTATTTCGAGCACAGCCGGGGCCAAGTGGCCTACGACTGGGAGGTCGAAGACGCGATGCAGTCCTACTTCCGCGAGGCTCGCCGCTACAAGCGGCCGATCTCGGACAAGATGTACACCAACGGCGACGCGATGTTCGACTCGCACACCTACCCCAAGGGCGGCGTCGTGCTCCACACGCTCCGCCGGTGGCTGGGAGACGAATCCTTCTTCGCCGGTCTGCACAACTACCTGACCATGTGGAAGCACACGCCGGTCGAAAGCGCCCAGCTTCGCCGCGCCATCACCGAGGCTTGCGGCATCAACACCGAGCCGTTCTGGGATCAGTGGTTCGATAAGCCCGGCCATCCGGTCATCGATTACACCTGGACGTACGAAAACGGCAAGGTTCGCCTGAACGTCAAGCAGACGCAGGACACCAGCGACGGGACGCCGATCTACAACGTTCAGACCATGGTCGACATGATCGATTCCAGCGGCAACCATATGCTCGCTGGCGTGCACCTTTCGAAGGCGGAAGAGACCTTCGAAGCCACCGTTGGTACGAAGCCGGCCGCCGTGGTGTTCGATCCCCGGCACTACTTTCTGCGCGAGATTCCGACGCTGCACTGGAGCGACGAGGAACTGCCGTACATCCTGAAGTACGGCCTCAACGCGCCGGACCGAGCCGAGGCGATGAGCCGCATGATGAAGGCGGGCGGGTCAGCCAATATTCAGGCCGTCGTCGCCGCCGTTCAGGCCGATCGGGGCCAGAGCCTGGTGTTCCGCAACATCACGCCGCTGGTCGATCTGGCCAGCGCCGACCTTCGCTCGTTCTGGATGGGCATGCTGGATCACCCGAACTACGACCGTCGCGCCGCCGCCGTGCTCGCACTGTCGAAGTTGCCGCAGGACCCGGCCACCACCGCCAAACTCCGATCGTTCATCAACGACAAAGCGCCGATCATGGTGGTCGTGAACAGCATCCGCGCCCTCGCCGCGTGGGACAAGACGGCCAACGCCGATGTCTTCCGCGCCGCCCAAAAGATCAAGGACCGACGGGGCCGCATCAAGCACGCCGCAGACGTCGCTCTTGGCGAAGCAAAGGACGAGTAG
- the surE gene encoding 5'/3'-nucleotidase SurE, protein MKILITNDDGIHGRGLYELAMVARQFGDVVIVAPDRERSACGHAMTLRDPLRVKEVEYHGLTAYAVNGVPVDCVNVGLTVAYPDGCDLILSGINYGPNLGFDITYSGTVAGAMEGAINGIHSIALSLAVFVAEAPAHWETASQWLNENFMNLVDSDWEDLTFLNVNIPSIVYEELRGAKVAEMGKRVYKDRVEKRDDPWGRPYYWQGGMALMSANQPNTDVKAVNEGFVSITPLSLNWTNRPLAEKIAHENDWPIELS, encoded by the coding sequence GTGAAGATTCTCATCACCAACGATGATGGGATTCACGGACGCGGCCTCTACGAACTAGCGATGGTGGCGCGGCAGTTCGGCGATGTGGTGATCGTTGCGCCAGATCGCGAGCGGTCGGCGTGCGGACACGCGATGACCCTTCGCGACCCGTTGCGGGTGAAGGAGGTCGAGTACCACGGTCTGACCGCCTACGCGGTCAACGGCGTTCCGGTGGACTGCGTGAACGTCGGCCTGACGGTGGCGTACCCGGACGGGTGCGACCTGATCCTGAGCGGTATCAACTACGGCCCCAACTTGGGCTTCGACATTACCTATTCAGGCACGGTGGCGGGAGCGATGGAGGGCGCGATCAACGGCATCCATTCCATCGCGCTGTCGCTGGCGGTCTTCGTGGCCGAGGCTCCGGCCCACTGGGAAACCGCGTCGCAGTGGCTGAACGAAAACTTCATGAACCTGGTCGATTCCGATTGGGAAGACCTGACCTTTTTGAACGTGAATATCCCGTCGATCGTTTACGAAGAACTGCGCGGGGCCAAGGTGGCCGAGATGGGCAAGCGGGTTTATAAGGACCGCGTGGAGAAACGCGACGACCCGTGGGGGCGGCCCTACTACTGGCAGGGCGGCATGGCGCTGATGTCGGCCAACCAGCCCAACACCGACGTGAAGGCGGTCAACGAAGGGTTTGTCAGCATCACGCCGCTGAGCCTGAATTGGACGAATCGGCCCCTGGCCGAGAAGATCGCGCACGAAAACGACTGGCCGATCGAGCTTAGTTGA
- a CDS encoding methyltransferase domain-containing protein — translation MNSLEADSFTKVAEFYDELMKPVPYRMWVSYYLLLLSMQEIRPKTMLDMCCGTGIMTEFMFREGFELEGFDLSADMIEQARKKAARKKLPIRYEVADAADVDMGRTYDAVFCFFDSFNNITDKGQLQKAFESAFRHVVPGGSFIFDMNTAYAFEAKLFNQQDMSKTSRVRYRWRGDWDPKTRLIHVSMKFWIGDQAFEELHIQRAYGLEETIEMLMEAGFTDIKYFHSYTLQPPRGKTDRIHFTCIRPK, via the coding sequence GTGAATAGCCTCGAGGCGGATAGCTTTACCAAGGTCGCCGAGTTCTACGACGAGCTCATGAAGCCGGTCCCGTACCGGATGTGGGTTTCGTACTACCTGCTCCTGCTGTCCATGCAGGAAATCCGCCCCAAAACGATGCTCGATATGTGCTGTGGCACCGGCATCATGACCGAGTTCATGTTCCGCGAAGGGTTCGAACTCGAAGGCTTCGATCTCTCCGCCGACATGATCGAGCAGGCCCGCAAGAAGGCCGCGCGCAAGAAACTACCCATCCGCTACGAGGTCGCCGACGCCGCCGATGTGGACATGGGCCGCACCTACGACGCCGTCTTTTGCTTCTTCGATAGCTTCAACAATATCACCGATAAGGGGCAATTGCAAAAGGCGTTTGAGTCCGCGTTCCGGCATGTCGTCCCCGGCGGATCGTTCATCTTCGATATGAACACCGCGTATGCGTTCGAGGCGAAGCTGTTCAACCAGCAGGACATGTCGAAGACCAGCCGCGTGCGCTACCGATGGCGCGGCGACTGGGACCCCAAGACGCGCCTGATTCATGTCTCGATGAAGTTCTGGATCGGCGATCAGGCGTTCGAGGAACTGCATATCCAACGCGCCTACGGCCTCGAAGAGACGATCGAAATGCTGATGGAAGCGGGTTTTACCGACATTAAGTATTTCCACTCGTACACGCTTCAGCCGCCGCGCGGCAAAACGGATCGAATCCATTTCACCTGCATCCGACCGAAGTAG